Proteins from one Plasmodium gaboni strain SY75 chromosome 4, whole genome shotgun sequence genomic window:
- a CDS encoding hypothetical protein (conserved Plasmodium protein, unknown function): MKKNHIKKGDNKFEQNKNEVNNNISEKKRNSHVNNNIVIDNEEKSNINDKLLAIEKNNICHRRSYSDVSERRENEKNEISIIRTRSRTLAHMQRENTYLESEIYYKNEFIVKLPSERNISKDKCFLKKINNINNNKKDVKINNKRKSITKSYENNNCKLNHNNNKNDYTHKKEKYIFNTCEINSIKVNNNIYICQFKDKLNKIHKHFFPIYKYGDASTAKNRAHMLQLHVCSCIYCQNGILCNFVEYYML, encoded by the coding sequence atgaaaaagaaccatataaaaaaaggagataataaatttgaacagaataaaaatgaggttaataataatataagtgaaaaaaaaaggaatagCCATGTTAATAACAATATAGTAATAGATAATGAAGAGAAAagtaatattaatgataaattattggcaatagaaaaaaataatatatgtcATAGAAGATCGTATTCAGATGTTTCTGAAAGGAGAGAAAATGAGAAGAATGAAATATCTATAATAAGAACAAGAAGCAGAACATTAGCTCATATGCAAAGAGAGAATACATATTTAGAAAgtgaaatatattataaaaatgaattcATAGTAAAATTACCAAGTGAAAGAAATATATCAAAAGATAAatgttttttaaaaaaaattaataatataaataataataaaaaagacgttaaaataaataataaaagaaaaagtaTTACAAAAAgttatgaaaataataattgtaaattaaatcataataataataaaaatgattatacacataaaaaagaaaaatatatattcaatacTTGTGAAATTAATTCaataaaagtaaataataatatatatatatgtcaGTTTAAAGATAAgttaaataaaatacataagCATTTCTTTccaatatataaatatggaGATGCAAGCACAGCAAAAAATAGAGCACATATGTTACAGTTACATGTGTGTTCCTGTATATATTGTCAGAATGGTATTCTATGCAATTTTGttgaatattatatgttataa
- a CDS encoding putative AP-4 complex subunit sigma, whose translation MIEFLLMVNKQGQTRLSQYYNHLSIEEKTILEGELIRKCLSRVDYQCSFLQYREYKIIYRRYASLYLIVGVSDQDVNEFAILEMIHNIIEILDKYYENVCELDIMFNIDKTHFIIDEIICNGQICDMNKTNVLRPILLMDKVSLKM comes from the exons atgatAGAATTTTTGTTAATGGTCAATAAACAAGGCCAAACTAGGTTAAGCcaatattataatcatttaaGTATTGAAGAGAAAACTATATTAGAAGGAGAACTTATAAGAAAATGTTTATCAAGAGTGGATTATCAATGTTCTTTTTTACAATATAGggaatataaaattatttatagaag GTATGCAAGCTTATACCTCATCGTTGGTGTATCAGACCAAGACGTTAACGAATTTGCTATTCTCGAAATGATACATAACATCATAGAAATCCTGgataaatattatgaaaatgtTTGTGAATTAGATATCATGTTCAATATTGACAAAACACATTTTATTATAGACGAAATTATTTGTAATGGACAAATTTGTGATATGAACAAAACCAATGTATTGAGACCAATTCTGTTAATGGATAAAGTTTCcttaaaaatgtaa
- a CDS encoding hypothetical protein (conserved Plasmodium protein, unknown function) translates to MYYIKKYEHKLLSDTLRFLGFTIKWGIHENGYWLTNINYTFDYILSNLIIKYFKEKKVKSVVDVGCGYGHYVNELNFHKIKSIGFDGNYKLINSLNNESLYVHDATDEYLISNLMNKVDRMKNDQNDDKNKIIRNVGKSLRGFFNFDYVLCLNVGEYIPKKKEEIFLKNLDRLNDKGIIISWDKPNSFNIGTINEKDENEILEVFLNNYNYTYDEKNSKIFRDSCNNDTLKKCIYVFEKKKR, encoded by the exons atgtattatataaaaaaatatgagCATAAATTGTTGAGTGACACTCTCCGATTTTTAGGTTTTACGATCAAATGGGGAATACATGAGAATGGATATTGGTTgacaaatataaattatacTTTTGATTATATCCTATCcaatttaataataaaatattttaaagaaaaaa AAGTTAAATCAGTTGTTGATGTTGGGTGTGGATATGGACATTATGTCAACGAATtaaattttcataaaataaaatcgATAGGATTTGATGGAAACTATAAACTTATCAATTCACTGAATAATG aGAGTTTATATGTACACGATGCAACAGATGAATATTTGATATCAAACTTGATGAACAAGGTTGATAGAATGAAAAATGATCAGAATGAtgataagaataaaattataagaaatGTAGGGAAAAGCTTAAGAGgattttttaattttgaTTATGTTTTGTGTTTGAACGTAGGTGAATATATACCCAAG aaaaaagaagaaatattcttaaaaaatttaGACAGGTTAAATGATAAGGGAATTATAATATCGTGGGATAAACCAAATAGTTTTAATATAGGAACCATAAATGAGAAGgatgaaaatgaaatattggaagtttttttaaataattataattatacatatgaTGAAAAGAATAGTAAAATATTCAGAGATAGTTGTAACAATGACACCcttaaaaaatgtatttatgtatttgagaaaaagaaaagataa
- a CDS encoding hypothetical protein (conserved Plasmodium protein, unknown function) yields MPSLHLDSFKIIKTILRRKHLIVFLIINILILLKLNENITYPFLSLKTNLLDNHKINHNNNNNNNKIWNTIYHIEKEKQNGYSQIKNNNTYTKNIYNDKNGKIYVNTKYIINNYKEYIKNIYIYYNTFLNHVKYFIIKIKNYNVISQTCFFLEQKSKHISTNNKKKLTLQVFQQINKETHILYNKTNNSLNNVKTDFHNKLVKRRVLLALMKRKKKDKRKSKLAKKKKLKDKKKKKKKKKKKKKKKKKKKKKKKKKKKKKKKKKNKKKNKNKNKKIKKNKWRKNKKNKYEEDEYDDDVDVMYDDKNLRKRKRNNRRGKKNKYNNKNDKLIMEEDDSLHEHDDYDENMKYHLNEDEPEAKNYYHHDDDDNDINYKDRYYKKKKKNKRRKKKNNKKFDEHDDYDDHHKNHDIHHDDESEELEEKKHELEEINDIVSELTTKKRLLRNAEHHMLKLLKDIHSLETKR; encoded by the coding sequence atgcCGTCATTACATTTAGACAGctttaaaattataaaaacaatattGAGAAGAAAACACCTGATTGTTTTCcttataataaatatacttatacttttaaaattaaatgaaaacaTAACATATCCATTTCTCTCTTTAAAAACAAATCTTTTAGATaatcataaaataaatcataataataataataataataataaaatatggaataccatttatcatatagaaaaagaaaaacaaaatggATATAGTCAaatcaaaaataataacacatatacaaaaaatatttataatgataaaaatggaaagatatatgtgaatacaaaatatatcataaataattataaagaatatataaaaaatatttatatatattataatacatttttgAATCATgtcaaatattttattatcaaaataaaaaattataacGTCATTTCTCAAACATGTTTTTTTCTAGAACAAAAATCAAAACATATATcaacaaataataaaaaaaaacttaCACTTCAAGTCTTTCAACAAATCAACAAGGAAAcacatattttatataataaaacgaataattcattaaataatgtaaaaacagattttcataataaatTAGTCAAACGAAGAGTTTTATTAGCCCTCATGAAAcgtaaaaaaaaagacaaGCGAAAATCAAAGTTAGccaaaaagaaaaaattaaaggataaaaaaaaaaaaaaaaaaaaaaaaaaaaaaaaaaaaaaaaaaaaaaaaaaaaaaaaaaaaaaaaaaaaaaaaaaaaaaaaaaaaaaaaaaaaaaaaaagaacaaaaaaaagaacaaaaataaaaataagaagattaaaaaaaataagtggagaaaaaataaaaaaaacaaatatgaagaagacgaatatgatgatgatgTAGATGTAATgtatgatgataaaaatctaagaaaaagaaaaagaaataacagaagaggaaaaaaaaataaatataataataaaaatgataaattaataatgGAAGAAGATGATTCATTACATGAACATGATGattatgatgaaaatatgaaatatcatttaaatgAAGATGAACCAGAAgcaaaaaattattatcatcatgatgatgatgacaatgatataaattataaagatcgttattataaaaagaaaaaaaaaaataaaagaagaaaaaaaaaaaataataaaaaatttgatGAACATGATGATTATGATGATCATCACAAAAATCATGATATACATCATGATGACGAATCAGAAGAattagaagaaaaaaaacatgAACTGGAAGAAATTAATGATATTGTTAGTGAACTCACAACCAAAAAAAGATTATTAAGAAATGCCGAGCATCACATGTTAAAACTTTTAAAGGACATACATTCTTTAGAAAcaaaaagataa
- a CDS encoding putative BSD-domain protein: MGNKHNKKKYELCEIQYEEKDFQLKYPWNEIIKWGSDDLNVDINIKIVKKVIEEIKDITLDEESFFNITDGKNIESFYFEDKFVQWATALLKDIPNLKKIRYNIVPKYINENDFWLRYFSSIKMIIIKNFFDTMQN, encoded by the exons ATGGgaaataaacataataaaaaaaagtatgAACTATGTGAAATTCAATATGAAGAGAAAG ATTTTCAATTAAAATATCCTTGGAAcgaaattataaaatggGGGAGTGATGATTTAAATgttgatataaatataaagattgtaaaaaaagtaatcgaagaaataaaagatataacATTAGATGAAGAAAgcttttttaatattacaGATGGGAAAAATATTGaatcattttattttgaagATAAATTTGTTCAATGGGCAACAGCATTATTAAAAGACATACcgaatttaaaaaaaatcagatataatattgttcctaaatatattaatgaaaatgattTCTGGTTAAGATATTTTTCGTctataaaaatgataattataaaaaatttctttGACACTATGCAGAATTAA
- a CDS encoding asparagine-rich protein: protein MWKFIGLIIFCLYYIEGKSTLRQNKKHNILYTSKRNDEGVSKININNLKPIKQHDNIIEDIKMKENKIISINNKGKNGSFIDLSMNYNEKESDNDDEEEEEEDNEDNNTNNNNNNDDDHHNDNDNHDNNDNHDNNDNNDSNDNNDNHDSNDNNDSHDSNDNNDNNDNNNNNPSAALTALPPPPPPVPPPPPPPLTPSGIVGNVLSTFVSHGLKLIGVP from the coding sequence ATGTGGAAGTTTATTGGCCTAATAATATTTTGcctttattatattgaaGGGAAGAGTACACTGAGgcaaaataaaaaacataatattttgtatacGTCAAAAAGGAATGATGAAGGGGTaagtaaaataaatataaataatttaaaacCTATAAAACAAcatgataatattatagaaGATATAAAGATGAAAGAgaacaaaattatttcaataaataataaaggCAAAAATGGTTCCTTTATTGATTTAAGTATGAACtataatgaaaaagaatctgataatgatgatgaagaagaagagGAAGAAGACAACGAAGATAATAAcacaaataataataataataatgatgatgaccaccataatgataatgataatcatgataataatgataatcacgataataatgataataatgatagtaatgataataatgataatcatgatagtaatgataataatgatagtCATGATagtaatgataataatgataataatgataataataataataaccCATCTGCTGCATTGACAGCTCTACCTCCACCACCACCTCCTGTGCCTCCTCCACCTCCACCACCATTAACACCATCAGGTATTGTCGGTAATGTTCTTTCAACGTTTGTATCACATGGTTTAAAATTAATCGGAGTACCctaa